From the Triticum urartu cultivar G1812 chromosome 4, Tu2.1, whole genome shotgun sequence genome, the window caATAGCAAGGTCAGATCTGACATGCAGGAGCtgagggcggtacttccgcaagcgcggtactaccacgcctccatgcggtactaccgcaaggcagaaATCCCCTAGCCAGGGGGGAGGaaacatccgtgcctacttccgcaaagaaacgAAAGAAGCAAAATCCCGACATAGTAGTACtaccgaggggcggtactactgcctaacagcatagcgcggtactaccgcggagtgaaagcggtactaccgcagtaggtgcggatgtaaaaaattacattcgccctactaccgcgaaggagcggtactaccgtgggcacctgcagtactaccgcgccaccgcacggtactaccgctgatgcctacggtactaccgctttcctgggagcagtactaccgcgaccCAACCCAGCAACTAGAACCAGGGAGGCGAGAAagcggaggaagctccaagggaaaaaaggaggggacaagaaggagacgtgtacgtgatgattccacccaaacctttccaacgcggaccccctcttaatagtacggctttcctacgactcaaatccaccaaaaagaaacgtagaaaagacaccgtcttcaacagtcttcgaggggcacccaaccgtcttgtgcctagcgattAAATGTCTGGGATACTCGAGGCACACCATTAGTCCACAAacgcgttgtcatcaatcaccaaaacaccttagggataaatatgctcTTACATAAGTATTGCCCACCAATCGCCTAGCTATGCTCAATAGCGTCTGTATTTTCTCAAACTGTACTAGTAATATAAGTCATCGATTCTATTTTTAAGTTTTTCTTTTCATTGTATGTATTATTGATTATTTCATTTTTCTCCTCTAGAAACCGCTTTACTTGGCCTATTCCCCGCATATATCAGAGCTTCCAACATATAGTAAGCACGGCTTCTGTTATAGCAGCGAGCACGTCAACTGATGCTTGTAAGCACGGCTTCTATTAGAAGCGGGCGGGGACTGATGATTTTAAACTAATTGAAATCTAGACATATGGCAGCACAAACATGGACAAAAAAACCGACCTGGGGCCAAATAGGAATCAGACGTGTGTTTGTTAGGCACTCCCTATTGATATCATCATCAACAACTTTGCATCTAGAAAGTTAGAACAAAAAGTTGAAGCTAATATATAAGGGGCCATGATTCTTGTTTCGCCCCAACCCCTCGAAATCTCAAGACCGGCCCTGAGCAAAACCAAATTTATTCTTCCTTATAGTCGGATAGGGGATCAGTTAGACTTGGCGTTTGAGAGGTTAAGctttatttttcatttttcaaATTGGTGGGTTATTTTATTTAATTAGTATTTTTATAGCTTATTTTATCGATTTGTATTTCAACTTTTTTTAGTTTCAGTCTATAATCATGAGTGTCCTACTAAATTATTTATTACATAGTTCCCTTTATTTTCATTATTCAACAAGCATCTCCTGTATTTTCTTAGTATTTCATTATTGTCAATGTGTACCTGTCAATTGTTATATGTGGTTATGGTTTAGGAGTTCTTTTTTAATCAATAGTTCTTAGTTATTTTCAAGGTTTAGTTAGCAGTTTTCAGTTTTTTCAGGGTTCAGTGTATGGTTTTCAGTGTTATATATTCATTTTGTGTTCTGTCTCTAGTTTTTAGTCTTGCATGGTTAGTTTGAGTGACGTCAGTGTTTCATCAATCATCGGTTTTGATATTTTGGTTTAATTCTTAGCATGAGTTTTCAGATTTTCAGTTTAGTACAAGTCATCATTAGGTTTTAGTCTTTAAAGAGGGAGTGACATCATTTGTTTAGTGTCCATAGGTTTTCTGTCATGTTTCAGTTTTCAATCGTGTAGTTATTTCTGTAAGTACTTTGAGAGCTAGGTGTCATTTTTCTGTTTTGTCAGTTAGTTTCATTCTTCATTAGTTTCTTCATTTCTTAGTCTCAGTTATCAGTTCTTAGTCTTCAAAGTTAGTTGTCACTACCCTTCTAAGGATCAATATCTTTCAGTTACTAGTCTTCATTAGCCTAAGGATCGACATTCGTGTGCTTATGTTGCTATCAGTTCTTAGTTTTTTTAGGGTGACGATGTGCTTTTTCTGAAGTATAAGTCGTTCGCCGTGCACAATTTTTATTTTGTTATAGTTGTTGTGTTTGCTTCAATCTACTGGTACCTTTTTATGAACCATCTATTGTCAGTATCTTTTTCTTCAGTTAGCTTTCATGTATGTATTGCCAATCAATCGCCTAGTTATGCTCAATAGCATATGTATTTTCTCAATCTGTACTAGTATCATAAGTCATTGATTCTATTTTTCAAAGTTTTGCTTTTCATTGTATGTATTATCGATTATTTCATTTTCTCCTCTACACACCGCTTTACTTGGCCTATTCCTCGCATGCATTAGAGCTCCCAACATATAGTAAGCAAGAGTTCTGTTATAGCAGCGGGCGTGTTAGCTGATGCTTGTAAGCACGGGTTCTATTAGCAACGGGCGGGGACTGATGATTAGACTAATTGAAATCTAGACATGTGGCAGCACGACAATGGACAAAAAAAATGACCTGAGCCCAAATAGAAATCAGACGTCTATTTGTTAGGCACTTCCTATTGATATCATCATCAATGACTTTGCATCTAGAAAGTTAGAACAAAAAATTGAAGGTCATATATAAGGTGCCCTAGTTCTTGTTTCGCCCCCCGAAATCTCAGGATAGGCCCTGAGCAAAACCAAATTTATTCTTTCTTATAGCCGGATAGGGGATCAGTTAGAGTTGGCGTTTGGGAGGTTAACTGTAGACGCATCCAACTACATCTATAATCTAACTCTGATAGGGAGAATCCATTCAGGATTTGAATCACAAGTACGAGTATTAAACAGGTTACTGAAGATCAAATTTGGCTTTTATGTATTCCCTCTGTCTCATCATACAAGAgtgtttttgacactacactgATATTAGTTGTTATAAATCTGACGGGCAGAATGCATCACCCATTTCTAGAAATCTGTCATTCGGGATTCAAATCACAAGTACGAGTATTCAACATGTTACTGAAGATCAATTTTGACTCTTATATAGCTGTTGGCATGTACTTTCTTCGTCTCAAAATGTAGGACTTTTTTAACATTTGTAGAGTGTCAAAAAACATCTTAAATTgttatgagacggagggagtacttttgaCCGTACGTAGGCGCATCCATCTATGTCTACAAATTTGACCAGCAGAATCCAAGCTCACAAGTATGAATATTCGGCTAGCTATTGAAGCATTTGGACGACCGCTAAATAGTACTCTACTGTAGTACCGCATACAGTGTTGACTCACTACTGAGTAGTCAACTCCGTGGACTTGGCATGCCCATGGCCGTCTTCCTTCTCCACGCCATCGCCACCACCGAAGAGCTTCTCGGTGTCCTCCAGGCCCCGGCCCCTCGTCTCCGGCAGGAAGCAGTACATGAACACCCACCCGGCGGCAGCTATGCTGGCGTAGAGGTAGAAGTTCCCGGCGAGCGTGATCTTGTGGGAGAGCGAGTAGAAGGACATGGTGATGGCTCCGCTCATGATCCGGTTCATCGCCGTGCCGAGCGCGCACCCCTGCGCGCGCAGCCGCAGCGGGAAGATCTCCGAGCTGTACACCCACGCGATGGGCCCCATCCCGATCGAGAACGACGCCACGAACGTCAGCACCGACGCGATGCTCACCCCCGACAGCGCCGTCGCCCCGTCCGCCGGTGAGGCCCGCTGGGCGATCACGTGCAGCGTCGACGCCAGCGTCACGAGCGACACCAACATCCCGCCGGCGCTGGTGAGGAGCAGCGGCCTCCGCCCGACGCGGTCGAGGAGAAACGTGGCCACGAGGATGAAGAGCGTCTTGGTCGCGCCCACCGAGATGGTGGCTCCGAGCGTGTTGGCGTCGGACTTGATGCCGGCCTTCTCGAACACCCGTGGGCTGTACAGCACCACGGAGTCGATGCCGGAGGCTTGCTGGAAGAACTGGAGGCCGAGGCAGGCGATCAGGATGCGGCGCACCGGCGGCGTCGGGTGGAGCAGCAGGTCCCTCAGGACGCCCTCGCCGTGGGTGCCCTTGTTCTTGCGAACGATGGCGAGCAACTCGTCGTTATTGTCGTCGGCGATCCCCTCGGGGATGCCGACGGCGCTCTTGATGTCGGCGAGCCGCTCCACGGCCTCCTCAGGGGAGTCGGAGGTCTTCTCGAGCACGCGGCGCGCGTCCCCGATGCGGCCCTGCATGACGAGCCACCGCGGCGACTCCGGCATGGCGAGCACGCCAACAGCGAGGAAGACCGGCGGCACGGCGCCGGCGAGGAACATGGCGCGCCAGCTGAGGTGCACGGGCAGGCCGTGGAAGGCGTAGTTGGAGATGTAGCCGAGGAGCACCCCGGTGTTTATGAACACCTCCGGGAAGGACGTGAGCAGGCCGCGGGCGGAGGTGGGGGCGACCTCGGCCGTGTACACCGGCGCGATCATGAGCGCGTAGCCGACGCCGACGCCAGCGACGAAGCGGCCGAGCATGAGGACCGCGTAGCCCGGGGCGAGGCCCATGATGAGCGCGCCCGCGAAGAAGATGACCGACGCGAGGACCATGGTGTAGCGCCGGCCGATCCAGTCGGACGTGCGGCCCGCCGCGAGCGAGCCGACGAGCGAGAAGATGTTGATGATGCCGGCGAGGACCTCNNNNNNNNNNNNNNNNNNNNNNNNNNNNNNNNNNNNNNNNNNNNNNNNNNNNNNNNNNNNNNNNNNNNNNNNNNNNNNNNNNNNNNNNNNNNNNNNNNNNNNNNNNNNNNNNNNNNNNNNNNNNNNNNNNNNNNCNNNNNNNNNNNNNNNNNNNNNNNNNNNNNNNNNNNNNNNNNNNNNNNNNNNNNNNNNNNNNNNNNNNNNNNNNNNNNNNNNNNNNNNNNNNNNNNNNNNNNNNNNNNNNNNNNNNNNNNNNNNNNNNNNNNNNNNNNNNNNNNNNNNNNNNNNNNNNNNNNNNNNNNNNNNNNNNNNNNNNNNNNNNNNNNNNNNNNNNNNNNNNNNNNNNNNNNNNNNNNNNNNNNNNNNNNNNNNNNNNNNNNNNNNNNNNNNNNNNNNNNNNNNNNNNNNNNNNNNNNNNNNNNNNNNNNNNNNNNNNNNNNNNNNNNNNNNNNNNNNNNNNNNNNNNNNNNNNNNNNNNNNNNNNNNNNNNNNNNNNNNNNNNNNNNNNNNNNNNNNNNNNNNNNNNNNNNNNNNNNNNNNNNNNNNNNNNNNNNNNNNNNNNNNNNNNNNNNNNNNNNNNNNNNNNNNNNNNNNNNNNNNNNNNNNNNNNNNNNNNNNNNNNNNNNNNNNNNNNNNNNNNNNNNNNNNNNNNNNNNNNNNNNNNNNNNNNNNNNNNNNNNNNNNNNNNNNNNNNNNNNNNNNNNNNNNNNNNNNNNNNNNNNNNNNNNNNNNNNNNNNNNNNNNNNNNNNNNNNNNNNNNNNNNNNNNNNNNNNNNNNNNNNNNNNNNNNNNNNNNNNNNNNNNNNNNNNNNNNNNNNNNNNNNNNNNNNNNNNNNNNNNNNNNNNNNNNNNNNNNNNNNNNNNNNNNNNNNNNNNNNNNNNNNNNNNNNNNNNNNNNNNNNNNNNNNNNNNNNNNNNNNNNNNNNNNNNNNNNNNNNNNNNNNNNNNNNNNNNNNNNNNNNNNNNNNNNNNNNNNNNNNNNNNNNNNNNNNNNNNNNNNNNNNNNNNNNNNNNNNNNNNNNNNNNNNNNNNNNNNNNNNNNNNNNNNNNNNNNNNNNNNNNNNNNNNNNNNNNNNNNNNNNNNNNNNNNNNNNNNNNNNNNNNNNNNNNNNNNNNNNNNNNNNNNNNNNNNNNNNNNNNNNNNNNNNNNNNNNNNNNNNNNNNNNNNNNNNNNNNNNNNNNNNNNNNNNNNNNNNNNNNNNNNNNNNNNNNNNNNNNNNNNNNNNNNNNNNNNNNNNNNNNNNNNNNNNNNNNNNNNNNNNNNNNNNNNNNNNNNNNNNNNNNNNNNNNNNNNNNNNNNNNNNNNNNNNNNNNNNNNNNNNNNNNNNNNNNNNNNNNNNNNNNNNNNNNNNNNNNNNNNNNNNNNNNNNNNNNNNNNNNNNNNNNNNNNNNNNNNNNNNNNNNNNNNNNNNNNNNNNNNNNNNNNNNNNNNNNNNNNNNNNNNNNNNNNNNNNNNNNNNNNNNNNNNNNNNNNNNNNNNNNNNNNNNNNNNNNNNNNNNNNNNNNNNNNNNNNNNNNNCATATGTCAAAGTTTGAATTTTTACATATACAACATTTGATCATATGTCAAAGTTTGATCATATGTCAAAGTTTGAATTTTGACATATATAGATTTACCAAGAATGCCCCCATTATGGATGTGCACAAGTTGATCTAATTTTTTCtgctctctcacacacacacatatggcttcatcattagccggaagtaacatGCATATGATGCTatgaagctcttcaaagttgttttGGAACGGAGTTCCGGATAgaataattcgctttttggtacgaaTTTCAACAAATGCCTTCCAAATAgtgatattcggaaggctcttgctgaacttcgTACCAATAAGataattatcctatccgggactccattccaaaacaattttggagagcttcgtaccattaTGCGCCtattacttccggctaatgatgaagccatggttttcttgaatcctttgacactagacaAAATGACATATAGAAGGGTAGATGAGATCAGGAAAAATATGAACCATTTTCTACACATCCAGAATGGTGCCATTTTGTTAAATCCCTTAAAGGTTAAGAGAATCCCTTGTTTggcattcatgagagaggcggtcCGGACGTCAGACATTCATTGGAGAGGCGGTCCGGTCCGGTCGTCGGACATGTCATGCGATAGGcagtattttttttgttcatagaaaaCTTCGGGGGACGTCGATCAACCCCCTCTCGCCCGACCaaactgatacatctccaacgtaactataatttttgattattccatgctgttatattatatgttttggatgggctttaatatgctcatttatattatttttgggactaacctattaaccgaaggcctagtgccagtttctgtttttatgcctatttcagtgttttgcagaaaaggaataccaaacggaatgaaaccttcgcgatgatctttttTGGAAtgaaagcaatccagaagacttggagttcaagtctggaactccgcgaggcggccacgaggcaggagggcgcgcccccaccctcgtgggccccacagAGCTCCACAAGCATActtatttcgcctatatatatactcttataccctaaaaacatgagggggccacgaaaccacttttccaccgccgcaaccttttgtacccatgagatcccatcttggggccttttccggcgatctgccggagggggaatcaatcacggagggcttctacatcaacacgaTAGCCTCTctaatgatgtgtgagtagtttaccacggacctttgatggggaatgcagtaatttcaaaatttcctacgcacacgcaagatcatggtgatgcatagcaacgagaggggagagtgttgtccacgtaccctcgtagaccataagcggaagcattatgagaacacggttgatgtagtcatacgtcttcacgatccgaccgatccaagtaccgaacgtacgacacctccgagttcagcacatgttcagctcggcgacgtcccacgaactccgatccagcagagctttgagggagagttccatcagcacaacgatgtgatgacggtgatgatgatgctaccaacacagggcttcgcctaagcaccgctacgatatgactgaggtggattatggtggaggggggcaccgcacacggctaaaaggtCAACTGATCAACtagtgtgtcttggggtgccccctgcccccgtatataaaggatgaagggggaggccggccggcctctctaggtgcgccaaaggggggaggaatcctcctcctagtaggagtaggattcctccttacctagtcctactaggagggggaaggaaggagaagggaaggaGAAGAAAAATgggggtgcagcccctcccctagtccaattcagactaggcccatggggggcaCGCGGCCAGCCTTCCTGGCTTCTCCTCCTTTTCCcttaaagcccaataaggcccatatgtactcccatattcccgtaactcccccggtactccaaaaaatacccggaTCACTCAGAACCgttccaatgtccgaatatagccttccaatatatcgatctttatggttcgatcatttcgagactcctcgtcatgttcctgatctcatccgggactctgaacaaccttcggtacatcaaatcacataaactcataataccaatcatcaccgaacgttaagcgtgcggaccctacgggttcgagaactatgtagacatgaccgagacaagtctccggtcaataaccaatagcggaacctagatgctcatattggctcctacatattctacgaagttctttatcggtcaaacggcataacggtatacgttgttccctttgtcatcggtatgttacttgcccgagattcgatcgtcgatatatcaatacctagttcagtatcattaccggcaagtctctttactcatttcgaaatgcatcatctcgtaagtaactcattagtcactttgcttgcaaggcttatagtgatgtgcattacagagagggcccagagatacctctccgatactcggagtggcaaatcctaatatcgatctatgccaactcaacaaacaccattggagacacctgtagagcacctttataatcacctagttacgttgtgacgtttggtagcacacaaagtgttcctccgatatctAGGAGTTGTataatcttatagtcataggaacatggataagttatgaagaaagcaatagcaacaaactaaactatcatcgtgctaagctaacggatgggtcaagtcaatcacataattctctaatgatgtcatcccgttcatcaaatgacaactcttgtccatggctatgaaacttaaccatctttgattaacgagctagtcaaatagaggcatactagtgacacttagtttgtctatgtattcacacatgtactaagtttccggtcaatacaattctagcatgaataataaacat encodes:
- the LOC125552609 gene encoding polyol transporter 5-like (The sequence of the model RefSeq protein was modified relative to this genomic sequence to represent the inferred CDS: added 192 bases not found in genome assembly), whose translation is MSKDVLADIPAGEAPAKRAPLNKYALACAILASMNSILLGYDVSVMSGAQIFMKRDLHITDTQIEVLAGIINIFSLVGSLAAGRTSDWIGRRYTMVLASVIFFAGALIMGLAPGYAVLMLGRFVAGVGVGYALMIAPVYTAEVAPTSARGLLTSFPEVFINTGVLLGYISNYAFHGLPVHLSWRAMFLAGAVPPVFLAVGVLAMPESPRWLVMQGRIGDARRVLEKTSDSPEEAVERLADIKSAVGIPEGIADDNNDELLAIVRKNKGTHGEGVLRDLLLHPTPPVRRILIACLGLQFFQQASGIDSVVLYSPRVFEKAGIKSDANTLGATISVGATKTLFILVATFLLDRVGRRPLLLTSAGGMLVSLVTLASTLHVIAQRASPADGATALSGVSIASVLTFVASFSIGMGPIAWVYSSEIFPLRLRAQGCALGTAMNRIMSGAITMSFYSLSHKITLAGNFYLYASIAAAGWVFMYCFLPETRGRGLEDTEKLFGGGDGVEKEDGHGHAKSTELTTQ